A DNA window from Engystomops pustulosus chromosome 10, aEngPut4.maternal, whole genome shotgun sequence contains the following coding sequences:
- the ORC1 gene encoding origin recognition complex subunit 1, with the protein MTKYYTRVRRRRLYSWYGRPVIRDRKVLHLQYGGLVMKLNDTEEVTMAPGDFVLIEGEDEDRPFVAKLKELYDDGAEKDASKHAVVQWFLRYEEVPFRKRKLLGRDPHPQEIFYYDFGICENDIDAETIIGTVQIKQIKPEDPFPEAKKSGSSLYVKLSWDGKAFKPLTPGLLERKDGVTLSNGAGCKVPPKPQLYSSEGDSLETKQLTRSAARAQKHETQVESRHSASKSSHSKERGAQRVPQEPPGARKKLQLSSPKSKSRTSMETDSLDEEFRALEPAAPKRRVAFSGLPDSPPKKTLTAEDLSLDSCFIPMNPPGEQLNTKLRLRLTPLKPSLAEGQRSSTSLDLNNERKLSEKGEKAKPKTPQKQNPTPKKVTSSSRRPSEEADFGAPQTPRSRRKSAQASASLIRKQMKVLLDGDLDILDEDDDFVPLKESEVFTSSEEEDEQEAAEEKKSPKRGARRRTAPRTPTSSRKSSARTPNKTPVSKVATPRIRERNQPVQKPANVLEEARIRLHVSAVPESLPCREQEYQDVFSFVESKLLDGTGGCMYISGVPGTGKTATVHEVIRSLQTAVEDEDLPSFHFIEVNGMKLTDPHQAFVQILKLLTGQKATADHAAALLERRFSTAASNRETTVLLVDELDLLWTRKQNVMYSLFDWPTRKHAKLIVLAIANTMDLPERIMMNRVASRLGLTRMSFQPYTHKQLQQIITSRLNHIKALEDDAIQLVSRKVAALSGDARRCLDICRRATEICEFSAKKGEASLVRMPHVMEALDEMFSSPYVMAIRSASMQEQAFLKSVIAEFRRSGLEEATLQQIYLQYVALCRIEGVQPPSMSETMAVCLRLGASRLLLVESCRNDLYLRVRINVSQDDILYALRED; encoded by the exons ATGACCAAGTATTACACGCGTGTGAGGAGGCGGCGCCTGTACAGCTGGTATGGGAGACCGGTTATAAGAGACCGGAAGGTTCTGCACCTGCAGTACGG GGGTCTCGTTATGAAGTTAAATGACACAGAAGAAGTCACCATGGCCCCCGGCGACTTTGTGCTGATAGAAGGCGAGGATGAGGACAGACCCTTTGTGGCAAAACTGAAAGAACTTTATGATGACG GTGCCGAGAAAGATGCGAGTAAGCACGCCGTCGTCCAGTGGTTTCTGCGCTATGAAGAAGTTCCCTTTAGGAAAAGGAAGTTGCTTGGGAGAGATCCACATCCCCAGGAGATCTTCTACTATGACTTTGGTATCTGTGAAAATGATATTGATGCCGAGACCATTATTGGAACAGTTCAG ATAAAACAGATAAAACCGGAAGATCCTTTTCCAGAAGCCAAGAAGTCTGGGAGCAGCCTGTACGTGAAACTATCCTGGGATGGAAAAGCCTTCAAACCCCTAACCCCCGGCCTCTTGGAGAGAAAGGATGGGGTCACCCTCAGCAATGGAGCGGGGTGTAAAGTCCCCCCTAAGCCCCAGCTCTATTCCTCTGAAGGAGATTCCCTGGAGACCAAGCAGCTCACTCGCAGTGCAGCCCGGGCTCAGAAACATGAAACCCAAGTGGAGTCTCGACATTCAGCCTCTAAAAGCTCCCACTCCAAAGAGAGAGGGGCCCAGAGGGTCCCCCAGGAGCCCCCCGGCGCCAGGAAGAAGCTGCAGCTCAGCA GTCCAAAGTCTAAAAGCCGGACATCAATGGAGACGGACTCTCTGGATGAGGAGTTTAGGGCGCTGGAGCCGGCCGCTCCTAAACGTAGAGTCGCCTTCTCCGGGCTCCCGGATTCTCCTCCAAAGAAGACGCTGACTGCTGAAGACTTGAGTCTAGATTCTTGTTTTATCCCGATGAACCCTCCTGGGGAGCAGCTGAATACGAAGCTTCGCCTTAGGCTGACCCCTCTGAAGCCTTCACTGGCCGAGGGGCAAAGGTCAAGCACATCTCT TGACCTGAACAATGAAAGAAAACTTTCTGAGAAAGGGGAAAAGGCGAAGCCGAAAACTCCACAAAAACAGAATCCAACACCCAAGAAAGTTACCAGCTCTTCCAGAAG GCCTTCAGAAGAAGCAGATTTTGGGGCGCCTCAGACGCCTCGCTCTCGCAGGAAGTCGGCCCAGGCGTCCGCGAGTCTCATCCGCAAACAGATGAA ggtcctgtTAGACGGAGATCTGGATATTCTGGATGAAGATGACGACTTTGTTCCCCTCAAGGAGTCTGAAGTGTTCACTagcagtgaggaggaggacgagcaggaagcagcggaggaaaagaaGTCTCCAAAGCGAGGAGCAAGGAGAAGAACAGCGCCGAGGACCCCAACATCCTCTAGAAAGTCCTCAGCTAGGACTCCTAACAAAACT CCTGTATCTAAAGTTGCAACACCGAGAATCCGAGAACGAAACCAACCTGTGCAAAAACCTGCAAATGTGTTAGAGGAGGCTCGCATCAG GCTCCATGTCTCTGCCGTGCCAGAATCCTTGCCCTGCAGGGAGCAGGAGTACCAGGACGTATTCAGCTTTGTAGAAAGTAAATTGCTAGATGGAACtggagg CTGCATGTACATATCCGGTGTGCCGGGCACAGGGAAAACCGCCACCGTCCATGAAGTGATCCGCAGTCTGCAGACGGCAGTGGAGGACGAGGATCTGCCCTCATTCCACttcattgaagtcaatggcaTGAAGCTGACGGACCCCCATCAGGCTTTTGTGCAAATATTAAAG CTTCTGACGGGGCAGAAGGCCACTGCGGACCACGCGGCTGCACTACTGGAGAGGAGGTTCAGTACAGCGGCCTCAAACAGGGAGACCACCGTGTTACTGGTGGATGAG CTGGACCTGCTTTGGACCAGGAAGCAGAATGTTATGTACAGTTTGTTTGACTGGCCCACAAGGAAACACGCAAAACTCATTGTCCTCGCCATCGCCAACACCATGGATCTGCCGGAAAGGATCATGATGAATCGTGTCGCCAGCCGACTG GGGCTGACCAGAATGTCGTTCCAGCCGTACACGCACAAGCAGCTGCAGCAGATCATAACGTCCAGACTGAATCACATCAAGGCGTTGGAGGACGATGCCATCCAGCTCGTGTCCAGGAAG GTGGCGGCGCTGTCCGGTGATGCGCGCCGCTGTCTGGACATCTGCCGTAGAGCCACAGAGATCTGCGAGTTCTCCGCCAAGAAGGGAGAAGCGTCCCTGGTGAGAATGCCTCACGTCATGGAGGCCCTGGATGAGATGTTCTCCTCGCCTTACGTCATGGCGATCAG GAGCGCCTCTATGCAGGAGCAGGCTTTCCTAAAATCTGTCATTGCTGAATTTAGAAGATCCGGCCTGGAAGAAGCTACACTACAGCAG ATCTACCTCCAGTACGTTGCGCTGTGC